Genomic window (Lycium ferocissimum isolate CSIRO_LF1 unplaced genomic scaffold, AGI_CSIRO_Lferr_CH_V1 ctg6624, whole genome shotgun sequence):
ATGCTTTAAGGTAACTGTGGACCTTGTATTCTCCCCCCACATAACTTGTTAccatttttctcattctctcgaaGCACTTGACAGCATGAGAACACGGCATATGGTTCGTTTGCCACTTATCACAAGTGCATGTTCGTGTTGCCTTATAAACGGTATGCATGTTTCCACCGCCGTTGTAATAACCCGTCCTAATCATACACGTGTTGAATtgggtcatactcggtcatttggtgatgctcacatttttttctataatgctCCATATTTTTTAAGGGATTTGGCATCCAAAAACTGGCTATATCGCTCCTTTGCCTTGTCCTAACCACAAATCGCTCCACAACCTCGCTTGAAAGTCATTTCACCCTATTGCGGTGACGGGTAGTCCCCGAGCGATTTCGGCCAAGCCATTGAAAGACTCTGTGCttgttgtgagcatgccccatcttttGCCTCCATCGGCATTTAacgtccatttttcaacttcgagcttcatcaaccaaacgtatGCGGGTTACCACCGCCCTAATCGATCCATTTTTGCAGCCCCATTTTCATTGTTGATGCTCCATGCGAgcccccacatcaatttgtttagagaGTGCCATTGTGAAACTTTGATTGCAAATTTACCTTGAGTGCCTTAAATAGCGATGGTGGTAAAGGGAGAAGTGCCACCTAgtaaattatccatattgtgcaataCGCTTTTATGACAATCAGACAGCACGCATATGCCggtacgatccttaataacatgagttttcaaatgggtcaaaaagatcccccatgtgtcgtttctctcgttagcggcaattgcgaaagcaagaggcaattttgacccattggcatccattcctattgcaattaggagcttgatGTCGTAGGCACCATATACATGCGTGCCATCTATGGATATCATCAATGGTCTAaagtgagcaaaaccatcaatgcatggtttgaatgtccaaaatacgaagttgaagattttaTCCTCTATAAGCTGCCACTCTACAATAGTACCATCATTAAAATATTGTAGAGACGCCATATACCTTGGCAGCGATTGAAAAGACGTATGCCAATTTTCAAAGATCATCTCAAAAAGCGCGTCTAAGcccgagaaatccctttctATTGCTTATAGTTTTACCATATACTGTTTGAACGTTTCGAATACAATCTTTGATGGGGAACCtgcacaagtttaaacaaacaacatttagtaaTGACCTTTCGATTGATGTAAGacatataatgtactaggtaggataagtgtcacgacccaaccccgtaggtcgtgactagtgtccgagttggacactcgtacgcaccTAATACTCAGAATTTACATACTACcacgcataatcatacataatcacatatggCTTCAGATTGTCGCAAAATAGCAAACATATATCATAGCGTACAGAATCTCATCGTATACACAaaggcaagccaactaggccgccgcggcgggtggaccgcccaaaaacacataacacacacatatagccAGTACGTACGTAACCATACCTacgtacatgtccacgtacctctaaacaaagtaacaaaatcatatgacgggacagggccccgtcgtacccctgaataaatatgtacatatgcatcagaaaggtatataccaaatataggctccggacgaaggagcgctCTCAAAACGCAGAGTAGATGCCTAAGGCGGGTGGATCTAAAACCGCGCGCGTCGGTACTGCGggatgaaacgcagcccccgaagaaagggggtcgtattttaataggtaccgagtatgtaaagcagaggtCATTAATCATAATGGCAAAATACAAAAGTAGATATGATATGCCAAATATTAAAacatttgtttaaaaatatagttcatgcaaaggctcttagaacggtggtcgcctccgtcgttggcgccacgccacaaagatcacacccgtaagaatttcatatctccgtaacccgacaaatccccgtaacacatcatagccatccttaacgccataacacaaacatcacaccaaacggaaccggccctcggtgagaggagctcggcgaaccgtagcacaaacatcacaccggaatgtatatcataaggcgcacgaagCACAACCGGCCGGATGCGGCGAACGAGGCgatgaccataagcacgagcgagtcgtgagcaatcatatgcataaaatcatattcataactcattaatcaaataagaaatccatatgcggaagtcgaaGAAAATAACACTAAGTTTCTTCAAGAACCATTAAGGACGAGcataaaagccgcgggccccacgaacgggtgccggCCCCCATCCGGGCCCGACTACGGTGGgttggggaaagttatgccttataagcttacctattatgtttaggggcgttccgagctcgtgtgcaaaagttacggacgtttgaagttcgggaccctttgtAGTCAAAGCCCTTtgtaaaacctttgaaattcaatcttttgaaagcATGAAAGTCTTGTTTTGGTCCCATCAAAGAGTAGATTTTAAGGAACGAACAAAGCAcctacctaagctcggattctaagagtagaattatccccaaggctcgggtcacaACCTAGTAtcgctaagacatgccaaaagaggaaacgacgccttacataccttattcgctcgcAAGCAAAGCCAACCTTCAAGCTTCGGGTTcaccaagatctacataacgccaagtatgttatcattagccataagcctttatgAATTCAATTCTAGACGAgcattaaattctaccgaaatttcggcagcacttcctttgtaaatgcaccaaccccgagatttatactcggccaaatctaacaataaccaaaccaacaaccaaactacaatatcaatttacgatatatatatatattctaactTTGATATCCAATCCAAACACACTccaaccatatacaagaacactctaagcaagtcatacaatatttcaaacaagccaaatattattccaatttacccgaaattgcctccaaacccaagaataacaccaaacatattctttccttcacaattcacaaattacatcaacaaaccatgcttaaacaacattattcttaaaaattcaagaaactacattacgtcatattaatccttaaaatcagcccacacaactttGGCTTCAACTAgggatcattaaccatcatttttacatcatataacgcatgacgacaacaaccaaaacaccatataacatTAGGCTACCATGGCTGCCCTGCCACTGCCCATACACGGCCAGCCCCtataaatgaaatttcatgagtttcattcattttccgcactctacaacaacacacaaccaTGCTAAGTacaattaactcatcacttataacacacatcacacatacacggccaaatggcccctttcacggctcaacatcaacacttatatcttcatgatttccattcatttcaacacattacaacaacacacacaacaagctatATAGAATTGTTTCATCACTCCTAACAtgccacacatacacacggctacacacacatatacacacggtCAACTTACAACATCCACATATTCATAGCTTTcctcatttccacacttcacaacacctacaaaccatccataatttatgaaaataagaatgaaatcttacctcttcccTTCACTTCCTCTACACGGCTAAGCCTCAACTTTGCATGAAGAGTGTTTTGcaagcttcaacaaccactctatGTTGCTCcttaccttctaatgagttgaattgctagagaaaactacttgttttcctcacttttttttGATGGTGATTCTCGGCTAGGGAGGCAGCCGTATGGttgttctctctttctctcaaagtttctttttttgctcttccttgttctttctttctcttgaagctTCTATTAATACACATAataagcacatggaaaattaataaaattaggggcttgggccaaggcttggccggccacccccttacTTTGGGCCAACTTTTGcacttcttttattcttttggcccAATTGGTCGTGGCCTCGTCTTGAAATTCCGAAATTAATTTCCGAAGTTTCCGATTTTTGCCCCTCGTCTTTCCCgctatttccacattaataggtcatgaacaacacacacctatGAAATAAGATCAACATAGCCTTATTCCTTCCAAGCCTagtttatttcgaatttttccgaataggcgaaaactcgggatataacaataagttACCTTGGCATTTCGGCAACgtctttaagtaacacttgagcaatcatgtttgtatctaaattataatgatctTCTCGATTTTCTTACATATCACAAGTATGTCTTTGGCGGAATTTTGTGATAGCCCACATACCATCAGGCTTAATAATTCCTCGAAGCAACCACTTACAACCTTGATACCGTCGTCTACAAACTAGCCTCCATATCTTTGTGTTTGACTGATCAACCTTAAAATCCCTCATGttcttaaaacaataaattttgatagCTCGTTGCAACGCCTTTTGGATGCGAACAATATTCCCTTTGCAAGGTAGCATCGATCTCTGTCGAGATCTTTTGGTTCAATCCAGGTTTTTAGGCGACTATCATCATCTTCTCTTGTGAAGAAAAATGTATCATCACGACCCTGCAGGCTGTCAAGCTAagggatattgttagaatgccacTGAATTGGGCTTTCAGAAGTTGGTTTTTCAGCCGTCGGTGGTGGTACGTGGTGGTGCATTGGTTCTTGTTGGTTTTGGCTTTGAGGAATATTGTtggtcataccaacttgaacatcatcatcatcttcatcatcggttacctctgcattattagctatttcatcgtcatcacttgatgataactcataataatttggaaaatcttcattatcaagtgcattcatcctcctacacgaaaagtaacatattttaaataccaacatcatatatatatatatatatatatatatatatatatatagataatttaatatcaaggtgatgaacttACTGTTGTTCATAAGCATTGTtatggtgtggagaatgatcaactccaccgaactgagaggattgaccaacatccatatttggtaCCACTGGCGAGTTTTGAGAAGAGTTtctataaagatttgaaaaatggttatttactaattcatacaacaaacacgtgctactacacataataataatacgaaaaatgcatatttaccaattttcattGTAAGCTTGATTAAATTGCTGGCTTAGATTTTCCAGTGgcacttgaccactcaaaatgtctccaTGAGAACTAAAGTCCCCATAAGTGTTACCATGAATAGGTGGACTTGAGGGACTTTTCTCgaggtatcttttcaacatacatctcaagaacattaatgGATACTAAATCACGATATTCTTCCGGTGATCCCAAATAATCACTCAAAGATTCATCATCGTTGATATTGTGCATACCATAACGCACTACACTgtttgatattgtttgtggatATTTGCCAGTTAGTGAGATTCCAAACTCAGTGGGtgtagttttcattcttttgtgcatgtaactgactagtgtttcataatttaaagttgtTGAAAATTTGACATGGGCTTTTGGTCTGATACTATAACGAGCGGAGTAATTGTCCTCAACGATATCTCCATCGCAAAATAGTGAAACCCTAACAGTTGAAgcattttgagacattttttctatgaagtttgatttattttttcaatgaCTTGTAAGACTTAGACTTATGAAATTGATGAGTTTTTCACTCGTCTAACATTCATGTTaaatagattcctgaaattgtcatgtgtggtgtgttgtcaaataaacacttacattgcgcattaaaatggtgcgcaatacaagtcgtattaaacggtcaaataatgcaaaagcaatgtattgtcaaatcaagcctttatgtgtcatagatttctcgaaattgtcatgcgtggtgtgttgtcaaatcaacgcttacattgcgcattaaaatggtgcgcaatacaagtcgtATTAAACGGTCAAATAACGCAGCaaatgtattgtcaaatcaagcctttatgtgtcatagattcctgaaattgtcatgcgtggtgtgttgtcaaatcaacacttacattgcgcattaaaatggtgcgcaatacaagtcgtattaaaatggtcaaataatgcagcaatgtattgtcaaatcaaacctttatgtgtcatagattcctgaaattgtcatgcgtggtgtgttgtcaaatcaatacttacattgcgcattaaaatggtgcgcaatacaagttgTATTAAAATGATCAAATAACGTAGcaatgtattgtcaaatcaagcctttatgtgtcatagattcctgaaattgtcatgcgtggtgtgttgtcaaatcaacacttacaccAAACTGTAGGAGGTTTGGTcttttcacgcacgaaattagtgcgtgaaagaAGGAACATACATTTCACGCACAgtttctgtgcgtgaaaggaagTGTAACTTTTTGtactttcacgcacagattctgtgcgtgaaagaggcctttcttttttttttaacctattaaaatcacgtttttttccatacgtcgcacgagttattattaagataactaattataattaagaaaatattaacagaaaatatatataatattagcATAAAATTTACACTTTATTTACAACATTCACAATCTCAGGTCCCAAATGTGGGAGCCTTTAGAGTACGGCTAGGCCTAAGGCTaaccccaccaccaccaccatcatctcCATCCCCCTTCCTCCTCTTAATCTGTACATGttctatggcatgatcatcCTTACTTCCCTTCCTTCACTTCTTTCGATCCGAACCTCGGTTCATAACATGCTTCCTATGGGAGATGACGGTGGGCGGTAGGAGTGGTTCATAACATGCTTCCTCGTCAATCTCATCAGGAGACCCGTCCACAGGCGCAGAggaatgaacctgaaataacatataaacaatttaatttagatttattttaaactaaacatgaaataaacaactaattaataaattattttattttattgtaaaaatcaaacctgtgtgtcgacggCCTCCTGAGATGCCTGGTGAGAGGGCTCCTGAGATGGCTCCTCAACGGTCTCCTGAGTGGGCCCCGAAGCAGGAGATAGAGCAGGAGATGGGTCCACAGGCGTagaagaatgaacctgaaataatatataaacaatttagtttagatttatTCTAAACTGAACctgaaataaataattaattaataaattattttattttattgtaaaaatcaaacctgtgtgtcgacggCCTCCTGAGATGCCTGATGAGAGGGCTCCTGAGCGGCCCCCGGAGCAAAATATGCAGATGGTGCCGTATCAAACACGAAGTCCTCGAACATGGCGTCGTCGAAATCCAGATGTAGGCCACCCTGTAGATCACGAACCGGCCGCTCACCCTGTGGATCATGAACTGGTAGATGTGGAACTAAAGGCCAGGGCACATAATCTGAAAAAGGGTCCGGCGTATACAGAGGTGTCTGTGAAGTCGACGGCCGGGAAGAAGAAGTCGATGGGATATCTGTAGTCGACGGCCGGTAAGAACTCGGCGGGATCTCTGAAGCCGACGGAGCCTCATCACCTCTGCCAGCCCTACCACCTCTGCGACGGCCACCAGCTCCTCGGCGACCACGACCACCTGCTGCCCGAGGTGGGGCACCGGGAACACACTCATGAAGACGCTCAAAGTCATGTCCCTATCTCATACCAGTCTCGGCAAGCTCAATCATCCGTGCTGCATACTCTGCTGTCTCGGGGGCCTCCGTACGGGCAGTGCTCTCATAGCGCATCGTCTGAAAGGTCCGTACCAGTATATGTTTGCAAATATtaacaattgaataaatttgtaaagtaGTACATACGATGATGGtttaagtttaagactaataaaattTACCAGCGCCTCATACGCTCCTACGAGAGCTACATATCCTAGGCCATCTGGACGACGCCTAGAGGGGATGCCAATAATGATGCGAGCGATCCGCATGTACC
Coding sequences:
- the LOC132045423 gene encoding uncharacterized protein LOC132045423, producing MFEDFVFDTAPSAYFAPGAAQEPSHQASQEAVDTQVHSSTPVDPSPALSPASGPTQETVEEPSQEPSHQASQEAVDTQVHSSAPVDGSPDEIDEEACYEPLLPPTVISHRKHVMNRGSDRKK